The Siniperca chuatsi isolate FFG_IHB_CAS linkage group LG2, ASM2008510v1, whole genome shotgun sequence genome window below encodes:
- the LOC122866716 gene encoding actin-associated protein FAM107A isoform X1, translating into MGVTHGKKRDLQHFPGRNETHPNGSVRQTHQIEQLQAPPLQSEEEGSNLIRPQKPLNPLMASENHQELHRELRMTHKRRVLQEGKTELQRALEKRKWEQKMKASKDQEEAKKSISPLHQELLKRHQRLEELERDQGQQREGPEFLRVKERLRRTAVLDSGEKEV; encoded by the exons ATGGGAGTCACCCATGGAAAGAAA AGAGATCTCCAACATTTTCCAGGTAGAAACGAGACACACCCGAACGGGTCTG TAAGGCAGACACACCAAATTGAACAGCTTCAGGCTCCTCCACTacagagtgaggaggagggcAGTAATCTCATCAGACCCCAAAAGCCTCTCAATCCTTTAATGGCCTCCGAGAATCACCAGGAGCTCCACAGAGAACTGCGGATGACCCACAAGAG gaGAGTGTTGCAAGAAGGAAAGACTGAACTCCAGAGGGCTTTAGAAAAGAGGAAATGGGAACAAAAGATGAAAGCGAGCAAGGATCAGGAAGAGGCAAAGAAGAGCATATCACCACTTCATCAAGAACTGCTGAAAAGACATCAGAGGCTAGAAGAG CTAGAGAGAGACCAAGGACAGCAGCGAGAGGGGCCAGAGTTCCTCCGAGTCAAAGAGAGACTGAGAAGAACTGCAGTGTTGGATTCAGGAGAAAAAGAAGTGTGA
- the LOC122866716 gene encoding actin-associated protein FAM107A isoform X2 — protein sequence MGVTHGKKRDLQHFPVRQTHQIEQLQAPPLQSEEEGSNLIRPQKPLNPLMASENHQELHRELRMTHKRRVLQEGKTELQRALEKRKWEQKMKASKDQEEAKKSISPLHQELLKRHQRLEELERDQGQQREGPEFLRVKERLRRTAVLDSGEKEV from the exons ATGGGAGTCACCCATGGAAAGAAA AGAGATCTCCAACATTTTCCAG TAAGGCAGACACACCAAATTGAACAGCTTCAGGCTCCTCCACTacagagtgaggaggagggcAGTAATCTCATCAGACCCCAAAAGCCTCTCAATCCTTTAATGGCCTCCGAGAATCACCAGGAGCTCCACAGAGAACTGCGGATGACCCACAAGAG gaGAGTGTTGCAAGAAGGAAAGACTGAACTCCAGAGGGCTTTAGAAAAGAGGAAATGGGAACAAAAGATGAAAGCGAGCAAGGATCAGGAAGAGGCAAAGAAGAGCATATCACCACTTCATCAAGAACTGCTGAAAAGACATCAGAGGCTAGAAGAG CTAGAGAGAGACCAAGGACAGCAGCGAGAGGGGCCAGAGTTCCTCCGAGTCAAAGAGAGACTGAGAAGAACTGCAGTGTTGGATTCAGGAGAAAAAGAAGTGTGA
- the camk1a gene encoding calcium/calmodulin-dependent protein kinase type 1: MPLGEDGNGWKKKTSDIKEHYDFKEVLGTGAFSEVVLAEEKRTQRLVAIKCIPKKALEGKENNIENEIAVLHRIKHPNIVTLEDIFESTSHLYLVMQLVSGGELFDRIVEKGFYTERDASQLIHQILDAVKYLHDMGIVHRDLKPENLLYYSMDEDSKIMISDFGLSKIEGAGSVMSTACGTPGYVAPEVLAQKPYSKAVDCWSIGVISYILLCGYPPFYDENDAKLFEQILKAEYEFDSPYWDDISDSAKDFICHLMEKDPLKRYTCEQALQHPWICGDTALDKNIHESVSAQIKKNFAKSKWKQAFNATAVVRHMRKLQLGTSLEGPSQITPTSPCHGHLLPEEEEEEEEDDLGNGEEESLSHYEDGRRGSTEGSTDRDSLRSCTYCCRPASRV, from the exons ATGCCTCTCggagaggatggaaatggaTGGAAAAAGAAGACATCAGACATCAAAGAACATTATGACTTCAAAGAAGTACTGGGAAC GGGAGCTTTCTCAGAGGTGGTTCtagcagaggagaagaggacCCAGAGGCTGGTGGCCATCAAGTGCATTCCCAAGAAAGCATTGGAAGGGAAAGAGAACAACATTGAAAATGAGATTGCGGTACTACACAG AATCAAGCACCCCAACATTGTTACGCTGGAGGACATCTTTGAAAGTACATCCCATCTATATCTTGTCATGCAGCT GGTGTCTGGAGGTGAGTTGTTTGACAGGATTGTGGAGAAAGGTTtctacacagagagagatgccAGCCAACTCATCCACCAGATCTTGGATGCAGTCAAATACCTCCACGATATGGGAATCGTCCACAGAGACTTGAAG CCAGAGAATTTGCTGTATTACAGTATGGACGAAGACTCCAAAATTATGATCAGTGATTTTGGACTGTCAAAGATTGAGGGAGCAGGCAGTGTCATGTCCACAGCCTGCGGTACTCCTGGATATGTGG ctCCTGAGGTGCTTGCTCAGAAGCCGTACAGCAAAGCAGTGGACTGCTGGTCCATAGGAGTTATTTCTTATATTCT GTTATGTGGATATCCTCCGTTTTACGATGAAAATGATGCCAAGCTATTTGAGCAGATTCTGAAAGCAGAGTATGAATTTGACTCTCCATACTGGGATGACATCTCAGATTCAG CCAAAGACTTCATCTGTCACCTGATGGAGAAAGACCCTTTGAAGAGATATACGTGTGAGCAGGCCCTGCAGCATCCATG GATCTGTGGAGACACAGCTTTGGACAAGAATATCCACGAATCTGTCAGCGCTCAAATCAAGAAGAACTTCGCCAAAAGTAAATGGAAG CAAGCATTTAATGCCACAGCGGTGGTTCGCCACATGCGGAAGCTGCAGCTGGGCACTAGTCTCGAGGGACCCAGTCAGATTACTCCCACCAGTCCCTGCCATGGACATCTGCtcccagaggaagaggaggaggaggaggaagatgatttGGGGaatggggaggaggagagct TGTCCCACTACGAGGACGGCCGCCGCGGAAGCACCGAGGGCAGCACGGATCGGGACAGCCTGAGAAGCTGCACCTACTGCTGCAGGCCAGCCAGTCGCGTCTGA